A genome region from Brassica oleracea var. oleracea cultivar TO1000 chromosome C2, BOL, whole genome shotgun sequence includes the following:
- the LOC106326294 gene encoding uncharacterized protein LOC106326294: MVRQRRKSEKEEEKREQEDQKAQPRQRSVSRRNMQSLVIGLVGGSLTLGAYSQPYVSPGTSIGAGLFVLFFGLLVSEGFISL, from the coding sequence ATGGTGAGACAAAGAAGGAAGTCAGAGAAAGAAGAAGAGAAGCGAGAACAAGAAGATCAGAAGGCGCAGCCAAGGCAAAGAAGCGTGAGCAGAAGAAACATGCAATCTCTGGTGATCGGGCTTGTTGGAGGTTCGTTGACTCTCGGGGCTTATTCTCAGCCCTATGTTTCTCCGGGCACATCTATCGGCGCTGGTCTCTTTGTCCTCTTCTTTGGCTTGCTTGTCAGCGAAGGTTTTATCTCTCTTTAA
- the LOC106326748 gene encoding protein yippee-like At3g08990, whose amino-acid sequence MGRMFEIELEGPFYTCIKCHTHLGVPSDIISKEIGQDGRYEYEFTRLFNTFLAERPFNSAVKDIFCVGCSNIIGIYGVTGGSYWVLRNELHGPEGSDDEV is encoded by the exons ATGGGAAGAATGTTCGAGATAGAACTCGAGGGACCCTTCTACACATGCATAAAGTGCCACACACATCTCGGAGTTCCCAGTGATATCATCTCTAAGGAGATTGGTCAG GATGGTCGTTACGAATATGAGTTCACTAGACT CTTCAATACATTTCTTGCTGAAAGACCGTTCAATTCTGCTGTGAAAGATATCTTTTGTGTCGGTTGTTCCAATATCATCGGCATTTATGGC GTAACTGGGGGTTCTTACTGGGTTTTGAG GAACGAACTCCATGGACCGGAAGGAAGCGATGATGAGGTTTAG
- the LOC106325289 gene encoding phosphate transporter PHO1 homolog 9 — protein MKFGREYEVQMIQEWREAYMDYRSLKSIVKQVLRYHLQKQQHPYHPPPPPPTGETAPLHAASTGGTGASGLSRRVSLYRAFSGLTNRAKGGSPKKSHKHNNPLSSKRHYHLFDDDEEQAILINEDETGSYNTTFLCSAEEGGEMEVQFFRRLDGEFNKVLRFYRQKVESVMEEADELSRQLNVLIALRVKVENPNVDFPDINSLSSAPTSPHTTNRTPAISPMEVIKEMEQTEDKKVFKPAPVEMLDHIKLKIEPETPLSMLKCMIMGLSSEQTFSKPELKRAEELMDRAFVEFYQKLRFLKSYCFLNQLAFSKILKKYDKTTSRNASKPYLHTVDHSYLGSCDEVSSLMSRVEATFIKHFANGNHREGMKCLRTKAKREKHRITYLLGFLSGCAVALAIAISVLVHIRGITKSEGRHQYMENIFPLYSMFGFVAVHLFMYAGDIYFWSRYRVNYPFIFGFEQGTDLGYREVLLLASALAVFTFGGAISNLDMEMDPRTKSFSVITELVPLGLLIFFMITLFCPLNIIYRSSRYFFIGCVFRCLLSPLYKVILPDFFLADQLTTQVQTFRSLLFYVCYYGWGGDFKKRTHTCYESDIYKELYLVVAIIPYWFRFAQCIRRLVEEKDKMNGLNALKYLSTILAVAARTIFETKRGTYWLTVAVTTSTIATLFNTYWDIFRDWGLMNRNSKNPWLRDKLLIPYKSIYFVAMVVNVVLRLAWMQTVLGIREAPFLHRRALVAVVTILEIVRRGIWNFFRLENEHLNNVGKYRAFKSVPLPFQEVGGSKSM, from the exons ATGAAGTTCGGAAGAGAATATGAAGTACAAATGATCCAAGAATGGAGAGAAGCCTACATGGATTATCGTTCTCTCAAATCCATCGTCAAACAGGTCCTTCGTTATCACCTACAAAAACAACAACATCCATATCATCCTCCTCCTCCTCCTCCCACCGGAGAGACCGCACCGCTCCACGCCGCCAGCACCGGAGGAACCGGCGCATCCGGTCTATCAAGAAGAGTCTCTCTCTACCGTGCATTCAGCGGCCTAACAAACCGAGCCAAAGGAGGCTCCCCGAAGAAGTCACACAAACACAACAATCCTCTAAGCAGCAAACGCCATTACCACTTATTCGACGATGACGAGGAGCAAGCCATTCTCATCAACGAGGACGAGACGGGTAGCTACAACACGACGTTTTTATGCTCCGCGGAGGAAGGAGGAGAGATGGAGGTTCAGTTTTTCCGGCGGCTTGATGGAGAGTTCAACAAGGTTTTGAGATTTTATAGGCAAAAAGTGGAGAGCGTGATGGAGGAAGCCGATGAGCTTAGTAGACAATTAAACGTTTTGATTGCTCTTAGAGTTAAGGTTGAGAATCCAAACGTTGACTTCCCTGACATTAATAGTCTCTCGAGTGCTCCTACTTCTCCACACACGACCAACAGAACTCCAG CCATTTCACCAATGGAAGTGATCAAGGAAATGGAACAGACAGAAGATAAGAAAGTCTTTAAACCTGCTCCAGTAGAAATGCTGGATCATATAAAGCTGAAGATCGAACCCGAAACTCCGTTGTCAATGCTTAAGTGCATGATCATGGGTCTCTCAAGTGAGCAAACCTTCAGCAAACCTGAGCTTAAGAGAGCCGAGGAGCTTATGGACCGCGCTTTTGTTGAGTTCTACCAGAAACTTAGGTTCCTAAAAAGTTATTG CTTCTTGAACCAGTTGGCTTTTTCAAAGATACTAAAGAAGTATGACAAG ACTACTTCGAGGAATGCATCTAAGCCTTATCTACATACAGTGGATCATTCTTATTTAGGCAGCTGCGATGAG GTCTCAAGTCTCATGTCTAGAGTGGAAGCTACATTTATTAAGCATTTCGCCAATGGAAATCACCGTGAAGGAATGAAATGTTTAAGGACTAAAGCTAAAAGGGAGAAACACAGAATCACATACCTCCTCG GCTTCTTGTCTGGTTGCGCCGTAGCTCTAGCCATTGCGATATCGGTTCTTGTACATATAAGAGGCATAACAAAAAGCGAAGGCAGGCATCAATACATGGAGAACATCTTCCCTCTTTACAG CATGTTCGGGTTTGTTGCGGTTCATCTGTTTATGTATGCAGGAGACATATATTTCTGGAGTCGATATAGAGTAAACTACCCTTTTATCTTCGGGTTTGAGCAAGGGACTGATCTTGGTTACAGAGAAGTTCTTCTGCTAGCCTCTGCTCTAGCAGTTTTTACATTCGGAGGAGCCATCTCGAATCTCGACATGGAGATGGATCCGAGAACCAAAAGTTTTAGTGTCATCACTGAGCTGGTTCCTTTAGGTCTTCTCATT TTCTTCATGATTACGCTGTTCTGTCCATTGAATATAATATATCGGTCAAGCCGATATTTCTTCATAGGATGCGTCTTCCGTTGTCTTCTAAGCCCGCTATACAAG GTTATTCTCCCGGATTTCTTTCTCGCAGATCAACTGACAACCCAG GTCCAAACATTCAGAAGCTTATTGTTTTACGTTTGTTATTATGGATGGGGAGGAGATTTCAAGAAACGAACACACACATGCTATGAGAGTGACATTTACAAAGAACTCTACCTTGTCGTTGCGATCATTCCTTACTGGTTCCGCTTCGCTCAG TGTATAAGGAGGTTGGTTGAGGAGAAAGACAAAATGAATGGCCTAAATGCACTAAAGTATCTCTCGACCATATTAGCGGTGGCGGCTAGAACAATCTTTGAAACAAAGAGAGGGACGTATTGGCTTACTGTGGCTGTAACCACGTCAACCATTGCCACATTGTTCAATACTTACTGGGACATATTCAGGGATTGGGGTCTAATGAACCGCAACTCGAAAAACCCTTGGCTTCGTGACAAACTCTTAATCCCTTACAAAAGCATATACTTCGTTGCCATG GTGGTGAATGTGGTGCTGAGGCTGGCTTGGATGCAGACGGTTCTTGGGATTAGAGAAGCTCCATTTTTGCACAGAAGAGCTTTGGTTGCTGTTGTTACCATCTTAGAGATTGTTCGTCGTGGCATTTGGAACTTCTTCAG GTTGGAGAATGAGCATTTGAACAATGTGGGCAAATACAGAGCCTTCAAGTCTGTACCTTTGCCTTTTCAAGAAGTTGGAGGAAGCAAGAGCATGTAA
- the LOC106326321 gene encoding transmembrane emp24 domain-containing protein p24delta11-like, producing the protein MDLRLSTCKIQMTTLRLIFIITMTMLMMRTGDSMRLDLESGTTKCISDDIKMNYLTVGTYSVVNPNEAIHLPASHKIFVTVASPKGHTQHQAENVESGKFVFTAVEDGDYTTCFIAPVLKPPAKFAVDFEWKSGVEAKDWATIAKRGQINMLEVEVRKLLDVTESIHDEMFLLREREREMQELNRSTNSRMAGLSLFSLVVTLFVAGLQLWHLKSFLERKKLL; encoded by the exons ATGGATTTGCGATTATCAACATGCAAGATTCAGATGACAACGTTAAGATTGATATTCATCATAACGATGACAATGTTGATGATGAGAACCGGAGACTCGATGAGATTGGATCTGGAATCAGGCACGACCAAATGTATCTCCGACGACATCAAAATGAATTATCTGACTGTGGGTACTTATTCCGTCGTCAATCCCAACGAAGCTATCCATCTTCCTGCTTCCCACAAAATCTTTGTCACT GTGGCGTCACCTAAAGGGCACACTCAACACCAAGCAGAAAATGTGGAGTCTGGGAAATTTGTGTTCACGGCGGTGGAAGACGGCGATTACACAACGTGTTTTATTGCTCCTGTTTTAAAACCTCCGGCCAAATTCGCCGTTGATTTCGAATGGAAAAGTGGCGTGGAGGCTAAAGATTGGGCCACCATCGCCAAGAGAGGCCAGATCAAC ATGCTGGAGGTGGAGGTGAGGAAACTACTCGACGTGACGGAGTCTATACACGACGAAATGTTTCTACTCCGGGAGAG GGAGCGGGAAATGCAGGAGCTAAACCGGTCGACAAACTCGAGGATGGCGGGTCTAAGTTTATTCTCGTTGGTGGTTACGTTGTTTGTAGCCGGTTTACAACTATGGCATCTCAAGTCATTCTTGGAGAGGAAGAAGCTTCTCTAA